From Riemerella anatipestifer ATCC 11845 = DSM 15868, a single genomic window includes:
- a CDS encoding metal-dependent hydrolase, with product MKIKFLGQNCFLFSYKGINILSDPFYNYQKEKSGFDITKEKIDYLLITHAHGDHIADVQEVLDTYPNATIIGQPEICAYFNHQHNIDINLGGSAKIEDLKITMVTASHTSSFPDGSYGGEPCGYVFRFADKNIYLAGDTDVISDMGLLTPLYGTIDLAILPIGGHYTMCARKASFAASELIKTAKVIGCHFDTFPPISIDHTQAQNHFKENNVELILPNLGQEFDL from the coding sequence ATGAAAATAAAATTTCTAGGACAAAACTGTTTTCTATTTTCTTATAAGGGCATCAATATTCTTTCGGACCCTTTCTATAATTATCAAAAAGAAAAATCAGGGTTTGATATTACTAAAGAAAAAATAGACTATCTACTCATCACTCACGCTCACGGCGACCATATTGCCGATGTACAAGAAGTGCTAGACACCTACCCTAACGCTACTATTATCGGTCAGCCCGAAATTTGTGCTTACTTTAATCATCAACATAATATTGATATTAACTTAGGTGGTTCTGCTAAGATAGAAGATTTAAAAATCACAATGGTAACCGCTTCTCATACCAGCTCTTTCCCTGATGGAAGCTACGGCGGAGAGCCTTGTGGATATGTATTTAGATTTGCTGATAAAAATATTTATCTCGCGGGAGACACAGATGTGATTTCGGATATGGGACTACTAACACCTCTATACGGAACGATAGATTTGGCTATTTTGCCTATAGGTGGACATTATACTATGTGTGCTAGAAAAGCAAGTTTTGCTGCTTCGGAACTCATCAAAACAGCTAAAGTTATTGGTTGCCACTTTGATACCTTCCCTCCTATTAGTATAGACCACACTCAAGCCCAAAACCATTTTAAAGAGAATAATGTGGAACTTATTTTACCTAATTTAGGTCAAGAGTTTGATTTATAG
- a CDS encoding VIT1/CCC1 transporter family protein, which translates to MNKNNTNKNMTTIENYLDSHYIHRSNWLRAAVLGANDGIISISSLAIGVAAASTTREPIVLATVAGLVAGALSMAAGEYVSVSSQTDTEKADIAREIKELEENPELELQILAQIYEKRGLKKDTALQVAKELTEADALAAHIRDELGINEISQANPTQAALASGAAFTVGGVLPLLVTLFAPVESMEYFLYGFTIIFLVILGTISAKTGGANVVRAVLRITLWGTLAMGLSALVGYLFGVNV; encoded by the coding sequence ATGAACAAGAATAACACAAACAAAAATATGACAACTATTGAAAACTATTTAGACAGCCATTACATACACAGAAGTAACTGGCTAAGAGCAGCCGTATTGGGTGCTAATGATGGTATAATCTCTATTTCCAGTTTGGCGATAGGGGTTGCAGCCGCAAGTACTACGAGAGAACCTATCGTTCTTGCCACAGTGGCAGGTCTGGTAGCGGGAGCTCTTTCTATGGCAGCGGGAGAATATGTTTCTGTAAGTTCTCAAACGGATACCGAAAAGGCTGACATCGCTAGAGAAATTAAGGAATTAGAAGAAAACCCTGAATTAGAACTTCAAATTTTAGCTCAGATTTACGAAAAAAGAGGTCTTAAAAAAGATACCGCTTTACAAGTTGCTAAGGAATTAACGGAAGCTGATGCTTTGGCAGCACACATAAGAGACGAGCTAGGCATCAATGAGATTAGCCAAGCTAACCCTACACAGGCGGCATTAGCTTCAGGAGCTGCATTTACCGTGGGAGGCGTATTGCCTCTTCTAGTAACTTTATTTGCACCTGTGGAAAGTATGGAATATTTCCTTTACGGATTTACCATTATTTTCCTTGTTATATTAGGAACTATTTCTGCAAAAACAGGTGGTGCTAATGTAGTAAGAGCAGTGTTAAGAATTACACTTTGGGGAACTTTAGCTATGGGATTATCTGCATTAGTAGGTTATTTATTTGGGGTTAATGTATAA
- the menA gene encoding 1,4-dihydroxy-2-naphthoate octaprenyltransferase — protein sequence MKHWIQAARLRTLPLSLSGIITGAFVAKWKLKETGGTWDIWILILALLVTLLYQILSNFANDYGDGVKGTDTHRSTQAEARAVASGKISAQQMKMAVLITAVLAFLASVVLLYIAFFPKYIKEFWFFIGLGVLSILAAIGYTVGKKPYGYMGLGDIMVFIFFGLVSVVGSYFLFTKSLDWDIFLPATAVGMMSVSVLNLNNMRDIESDKASGKHTLALKLGFRKAMVYQMILMQLPLILVLAFLMLNQLHERGNYYAFIVMILLFPMMALRRRIMQVNEPKELDPFLKQVGIITLVMSILLAVGLNYF from the coding sequence ATGAAGCATTGGATACAAGCCGCAAGACTGCGTACGCTTCCACTATCATTAAGCGGAATTATTACGGGAGCTTTTGTGGCTAAATGGAAACTTAAAGAAACGGGAGGTACTTGGGATATTTGGATTTTAATCCTCGCCCTTTTAGTAACCCTACTCTACCAAATCTTATCCAACTTTGCTAATGATTACGGAGACGGCGTAAAAGGTACAGATACTCATCGTTCTACCCAAGCAGAAGCTAGGGCGGTAGCCTCTGGAAAAATATCAGCCCAACAAATGAAAATGGCAGTACTCATTACAGCGGTTCTTGCTTTTTTAGCAAGTGTAGTCCTGCTATATATTGCGTTTTTTCCCAAGTATATTAAAGAATTTTGGTTCTTTATTGGGTTAGGTGTATTGTCTATCCTCGCAGCTATTGGCTATACGGTGGGCAAAAAACCTTACGGATATATGGGGCTAGGCGATATAATGGTATTTATATTCTTTGGATTAGTCTCTGTGGTTGGTAGCTATTTTCTGTTTACTAAATCTTTGGATTGGGATATTTTTCTTCCTGCTACTGCCGTGGGAATGATGAGTGTAAGCGTACTCAACCTAAATAATATGAGAGATATAGAAAGTGATAAAGCCTCTGGTAAACATACCTTAGCACTAAAACTAGGATTTAGAAAAGCCATGGTTTATCAAATGATATTGATGCAACTACCTCTCATTTTGGTACTCGCTTTTTTAATGTTAAATCAACTACACGAACGAGGGAATTACTATGCTTTCATCGTGATGATTTTGCTATTTCCTATGATGGCACTTAGGCGAAGAATTATGCAAGTAAACGAACCCAAAGAGCTGGACCCATTTTTAAAACAAGTAGGCATCATTACTCTAGTAATGTCTATACTTTTAGCAGTAGGACTTAATTATTTTTAA
- a CDS encoding carboxypeptidase-like regulatory domain-containing protein, whose translation MKIKIFILFLLTFINLSSQIINGKIVSADTKLPIPFARIGIEKSEYGINSDENGNFSIDLSNRDKNQKIKIEVGGYEPYSNSIEKFLLENNKTFFLSEKVVSIEQVVITPKKFIAKNWGINDKTKKIQFSYNPEKNQQDISKELALPFETKKRATIEKININIAYFEADRPVFVRYNVYDENWNSILGEDISILMNPKDIKDSEFSLDVSDKNIWVKNKFYVSFQILSSFKGSIALSGTVFKPAFYRKNLGLWEKTPTVCPALNIDVKVEK comes from the coding sequence ATGAAAATCAAAATTTTTATTCTTTTTTTATTAACATTTATAAATCTGAGTTCACAAATCATTAATGGGAAAATAGTTTCTGCCGATACAAAATTACCAATTCCTTTCGCAAGAATTGGAATTGAAAAAAGCGAATATGGAATAAATTCGGACGAAAATGGAAACTTTTCAATTGACTTGTCAAATAGAGACAAAAATCAGAAAATAAAAATTGAAGTTGGAGGTTATGAGCCATATTCAAATTCCATTGAAAAATTCTTGCTTGAAAACAATAAGACTTTTTTTCTTTCTGAGAAAGTTGTAAGCATAGAGCAAGTTGTGATTACACCTAAAAAATTTATTGCAAAAAATTGGGGAATTAATGACAAAACAAAAAAAATTCAATTTAGTTATAATCCTGAGAAAAATCAGCAAGATATTTCAAAGGAACTTGCTTTGCCGTTTGAAACAAAAAAACGAGCGACAATTGAAAAAATTAACATTAACATTGCTTATTTTGAAGCAGACCGCCCCGTTTTTGTAAGATATAATGTTTATGATGAAAATTGGAATTCAATTTTAGGTGAAGATATTTCTATTTTAATGAATCCAAAAGACATAAAAGACAGTGAATTTTCATTAGATGTATCTGACAAAAATATTTGGGTAAAAAATAAGTTTTATGTTTCTTTCCAAATATTAAGTTCTTTCAAAGGATCCATAGCTTTGAGCGGAACTGTTTTCAAACCTGCATTTTACAGAAAAAATCTTGGACTATGGGAAAAGACACCAACAGTTTGTCCTGCTCTAAATATAGACGTGAAAGTTGAGAAATAA
- a CDS encoding 1,4-dihydroxy-2-naphthoyl-CoA synthase has translation MINWKTAKEYEDITYKKCNGVARIAFNRPEVRNAFRPKTTSELYDAFYDAYEDPSIGVVLLSGEGPSPKDGGWAFCSGGDQKARGHQGYVGEDGRHRLNILEVQRLIRFMPKVVIAVVPGWAVGGGHSLHVVCDLTLASKEHAIFKQTDADVTSFDGGYGSAYLAKMVGQKKAREIFFLGRNYSAQEAFEMGMVNKVVPHEELEDTAYEWAQEILAKSPTSIRMLKFAMNLTDDGMVGQQVFAGEATRLAYMTDEAKEGRNAFLEKRKPDFGENQWIS, from the coding sequence ATGATAAACTGGAAAACAGCCAAAGAATACGAAGACATTACTTACAAAAAATGCAATGGCGTTGCTAGAATTGCTTTTAATAGACCCGAAGTGCGTAACGCCTTTCGTCCCAAAACAACATCAGAACTTTACGATGCCTTTTATGACGCTTACGAAGACCCATCTATTGGGGTGGTATTATTATCAGGTGAAGGTCCTAGTCCTAAAGATGGCGGCTGGGCATTCTGTAGCGGTGGCGACCAAAAAGCAAGAGGTCATCAAGGTTATGTAGGCGAAGACGGCAGACACAGGCTTAATATCCTTGAAGTACAAAGACTTATTAGATTTATGCCAAAAGTAGTAATTGCTGTAGTTCCAGGTTGGGCTGTCGGTGGAGGACATTCACTACATGTGGTTTGTGATTTAACTTTAGCCAGTAAAGAACACGCTATTTTCAAACAAACAGATGCTGATGTTACCAGTTTTGATGGTGGCTATGGTTCTGCCTACTTAGCTAAAATGGTAGGACAGAAAAAAGCGAGAGAAATTTTCTTTTTAGGCAGAAATTACTCTGCACAAGAAGCCTTTGAGATGGGAATGGTAAACAAAGTAGTACCCCACGAGGAGTTAGAAGATACCGCTTACGAATGGGCTCAAGAAATATTAGCAAAATCGCCTACATCTATCCGTATGCTAAAGTTTGCGATGAATCTTACGGACGACGGTATGGTAGGTCAACAAGTATTTGCTGGAGAAGCAACAAGACTTGCTTATATGACCGATGAAGCCAAAGAAGGACGAAATGCCTTTTTAGAAAAAAGAAAACCTGACTTCGGTGAAAATCAATGGATTTCTTAA
- a CDS encoding GyrI-like domain-containing protein: MKNGFKVIGVSTRTTNKDNKSKEDLGKLWGQFYAENIFEKIPNKVSDEIFSIYTDYKSNYTEEYTTIIGVPVSTLNEIPNGLVGREFEAENFQKFVAKGEMPNAVINTWIDIWNRDEELNRKYTYDFEVYGGNSQKGQDSEVEIYIATK; this comes from the coding sequence ATGAAAAACGGATTTAAAGTAATTGGAGTTTCTACTCGGACAACAAACAAAGACAACAAATCGAAGGAAGATTTGGGAAAACTTTGGGGGCAATTCTATGCGGAAAACATTTTTGAGAAGATACCGAATAAAGTATCAGATGAAATATTTTCAATTTATACTGATTACAAAAGCAACTACACCGAGGAATATACTACGATTATAGGTGTTCCTGTTTCAACACTAAATGAAATCCCTAACGGATTAGTCGGTCGGGAATTTGAAGCCGAGAACTTTCAAAAATTCGTAGCAAAAGGCGAAATGCCGAACGCTGTTATCAATACTTGGATAGACATTTGGAATAGAGACGAAGAACTCAATAGAAAATATACGTATGACTTTGAAGTATATGGGGGAAACAGCCAAAAAGGTCAAGATTCGGAAGTGGAGATTTATATTGCAACAAAATAA
- a CDS encoding sulfite exporter TauE/SafE family protein, whose product MLLKISLLFIGTILAFWVSAICGGGASLILIPILNLLLPSSVVPFSLTIGTFTSSASRIVVFKKHISWKIFFWFVPFSIPAVFLGAFFIKYINPVYLQLVVALFLIANLPQLFKSGKQQKQDEKPYPKYILGIIGFLAGFVSGITGAIGLLFNRFYLKYGLSKEEIVATRAANEIFLHLIKIIIYILLGLYSSTAIWLGVVIAISAIISSYTVKFVLPYLSEFIFKKIGYGAMVLSGFVLLLTTSQKIIAQDNIKLSKNNYDNKSEIHFKWRESAFTLEYAIDGDLEIERPISPDELPPNLFKEYQKLSKSYDYIDLEKVFKFNKKPSYEFYCYKGNELKKYKLNEQE is encoded by the coding sequence ATGTTACTAAAAATTTCATTACTGTTTATAGGAACTATATTAGCATTTTGGGTTAGTGCGATTTGTGGTGGTGGTGCTAGCCTTATACTTATCCCGATACTCAATTTGCTATTACCTTCATCTGTAGTTCCTTTTTCATTAACTATAGGAACTTTTACCAGCTCTGCTTCTAGGATTGTGGTATTCAAAAAACATATTAGTTGGAAAATATTTTTTTGGTTTGTACCCTTTTCTATTCCTGCTGTCTTTTTGGGAGCTTTTTTCATAAAGTATATCAATCCTGTTTATTTACAACTGGTGGTAGCTTTGTTTCTTATAGCAAACCTACCCCAGCTATTCAAATCAGGAAAACAGCAAAAACAAGACGAAAAACCTTACCCTAAATACATACTAGGCATTATAGGTTTTTTAGCAGGTTTTGTATCTGGTATTACAGGAGCTATAGGGCTGTTATTTAATCGTTTTTATCTAAAATACGGATTAAGTAAAGAGGAAATTGTAGCAACTAGAGCAGCAAATGAAATTTTTTTACATCTTATTAAAATCATCATCTACATTCTATTAGGGTTATATTCTAGTACAGCAATTTGGTTGGGTGTGGTAATCGCTATTTCGGCTATCATCTCTTCCTACACTGTTAAATTTGTACTTCCCTATTTAAGTGAATTTATTTTTAAGAAAATAGGTTATGGAGCTATGGTTTTATCTGGTTTTGTTTTACTTTTGACTACCTCTCAAAAAATCATTGCTCAAGATAATATTAAACTTTCTAAAAATAATTATGACAATAAAAGTGAAATTCATTTCAAATGGCGAGAAAGTGCTTTTACACTAGAGTACGCTATAGATGGAGACTTAGAAATAGAACGCCCTATATCACCTGATGAACTTCCTCCTAACTTATTTAAAGAATATCAAAAATTATCAAAATCTTATGATTATATAGATTTGGAAAAAGTTTTTAAATTTAACAAAAAACCAAGCTACGAATTTTACTGCTATAAAGGAAATGAACTAAAAAAATATAAATTAAATGAACAAGAATAA
- a CDS encoding outer membrane beta-barrel protein: protein MKKNIFSHRFGLDCFRFVSMIGINSIKYQTLFVMVLALLSNTITAQTREIINPKGRWFFGAEVGLNSKMSVPPSKMSFMQGGFLAEYFFAKNWSVSGRLKYFETGVINPMSDGSKGFFEGAVISVPLNIVWRYRIVENFSGNLNLGLAINQEVKSNYHYQPNEATDYDKLYASFNAGIGCSYFISKYMALYMNYEAIVLGNDRDESDFLEILPNSPNNSLLSIGVKYSFKK from the coding sequence ATGAAAAAGAACATTTTTAGCCATCGTTTTGGTTTAGACTGTTTTAGATTTGTATCTATGATAGGTATAAACTCAATTAAATATCAAACATTATTTGTGATGGTATTGGCGCTGTTGTCAAATACGATTACGGCGCAAACAAGAGAAATTATAAACCCAAAGGGACGATGGTTTTTTGGGGCAGAGGTGGGGCTGAATTCAAAAATGTCGGTTCCTCCGAGTAAAATGTCGTTTATGCAAGGGGGCTTTTTAGCGGAATATTTTTTTGCGAAAAACTGGTCTGTTAGTGGAAGGCTAAAGTATTTTGAAACAGGGGTAATAAATCCAATGAGTGATGGTTCAAAAGGTTTTTTTGAAGGAGCCGTTATTTCGGTTCCTTTGAATATCGTTTGGAGATACCGAATCGTAGAAAATTTTAGTGGAAACTTAAATTTAGGGTTAGCCATAAATCAGGAAGTGAAGAGCAACTACCACTATCAGCCCAATGAGGCAACGGATTATGATAAACTTTATGCTTCTTTTAATGCAGGAATAGGTTGCAGCTATTTTATTTCGAAATATATGGCTTTATATATGAATTATGAGGCTATTGTTTTGGGGAATGACAGAGATGAATCGGATTTCCTTGAGATACTCCCTAATTCGCCTAACAATAGTTTGCTCAGTATTGGGGTAAAATATAGTTTTAAGAAATAA
- a CDS encoding barstar family protein → MQTVYIDFFNIGDEEDFYSQLKEKLPLPDYFGNNLDALYDSISGDIELPLHLEFVNMTVEQLEDFEDLLTTLEEADEEIDGFSFSYYLEQYEDED, encoded by the coding sequence ATGCAAACTGTATATATAGATTTTTTTAATATTGGCGATGAGGAAGATTTCTACTCTCAATTAAAAGAAAAATTACCTCTTCCTGATTATTTCGGGAATAATCTAGACGCCCTCTACGATTCCATCAGTGGAGATATAGAACTCCCTCTACACCTAGAATTTGTAAATATGACCGTAGAACAACTAGAGGATTTTGAAGACCTCCTAACCACTCTTGAAGAGGCTGATGAGGAGATAGATGGATTTAGCTTTTCCTACTACCTTGAACAATACGAAGACGAAGATTAA
- a CDS encoding M3 family metallopeptidase yields MKNIASVLLYGSAGLSAVACTTMEKTKTSADIPVPAGNPFLEKSKLQYQAPEFDKIKDEHFKPAFDYGLKVQALEVQKISENTEAPTFENTVLALENSGEVLKRAQSLFYNLTGSNTNDKLQALQQEYAPIFSAHSDKIYLNSKLYERIKKVYENRGGLNSESQKLVEYYKQNFDIAGAGLSDAKKEELKKINGELASLSTQFSNKLLDARKNGALVIDSVKELDGLSSDEIAAAAQAAKEAGHEGKYLLSLLNTTQQPLLQNLKNRATREKLFKASWYRAEKGNADDTRSIIEKLARLRLKKAQVLGKKSFAEWKLQDQMAQNPEEALNLLAQLAKPAVETAKREASEIQKIIDEQKGGFELAPWDWNFYAEQVRKAKYDLDENEIKPYFEVTTVLEKGVFYAAEKFYGITFKERKDLPVYHPDVVAYEVFDRDGKSMALYYLDFYTRNNKGGGAWMSNFVEQSKTLGQKPVIVNVFNYQKPAPGKPSLISYDDVTTMFHEFGHTLHGLFADQDYVSLSGTNVPRDFVEFPSQINEFFALEPEILKNYALHYQTKQPMPQSLIDKIKKASAFNQGYSTTELVAAATLDMAWHSVTSEEQFKPALDFEKEALNKYGLLVEQVPPRYHSPYFAHIWGGGYSAGYYAYMWSDMLNSDAWDWIKNNGGMTRANGDRFRKYILSIGNTKDLNKAYKEFTGRTPDLKPLLKDKGFIK; encoded by the coding sequence ATGAAAAATATTGCATCAGTATTGCTTTACGGTTCGGCAGGACTATCGGCAGTCGCTTGTACAACTATGGAAAAAACGAAAACATCAGCGGATATTCCTGTACCTGCAGGTAATCCTTTTTTAGAAAAATCAAAATTACAATATCAAGCTCCAGAATTTGATAAGATTAAAGATGAACATTTTAAACCTGCTTTTGATTATGGTCTAAAAGTACAGGCGCTAGAAGTACAGAAAATCAGTGAGAATACAGAAGCTCCAACTTTTGAAAATACCGTATTAGCATTAGAAAACAGCGGTGAAGTACTCAAGAGAGCACAATCTCTCTTTTATAACTTAACGGGGTCTAATACTAACGATAAACTACAAGCCTTGCAGCAGGAGTACGCTCCAATTTTTTCGGCGCATTCGGATAAGATTTACCTTAACTCTAAACTTTATGAGCGTATCAAAAAAGTGTACGAAAATAGGGGAGGGCTTAATAGCGAAAGCCAAAAGTTAGTAGAGTATTACAAACAAAACTTTGATATTGCAGGAGCTGGACTTTCTGACGCTAAAAAAGAAGAGCTTAAAAAAATTAACGGAGAATTAGCCTCTCTTTCAACACAATTTTCTAATAAGCTATTAGATGCAAGAAAGAATGGAGCGCTAGTTATAGACAGTGTTAAAGAACTAGATGGACTTTCATCTGATGAGATAGCTGCCGCAGCACAAGCAGCTAAGGAAGCAGGGCACGAAGGGAAGTATCTTTTATCATTATTAAATACCACCCAACAACCGCTATTGCAAAATTTAAAAAACAGAGCAACGAGAGAAAAGCTGTTCAAGGCTTCTTGGTACAGAGCGGAAAAAGGTAATGCTGATGACACTCGTTCTATTATAGAAAAATTGGCAAGATTAAGGCTGAAAAAAGCTCAAGTTTTGGGTAAAAAATCTTTTGCAGAGTGGAAACTTCAAGACCAAATGGCTCAAAATCCAGAAGAGGCACTGAACCTTTTGGCTCAACTAGCAAAACCAGCAGTAGAAACCGCAAAAAGAGAAGCGAGTGAAATCCAAAAAATCATTGATGAACAAAAAGGTGGGTTTGAACTAGCACCTTGGGATTGGAATTTCTATGCAGAGCAAGTAAGAAAGGCAAAATACGATTTAGATGAAAACGAAATCAAACCTTATTTTGAGGTAACTACTGTTTTGGAGAAAGGAGTTTTCTATGCGGCTGAAAAATTCTACGGAATTACGTTCAAGGAAAGAAAAGATTTACCTGTTTACCACCCAGATGTAGTGGCTTACGAAGTGTTTGATAGAGATGGCAAATCTATGGCGCTTTATTATTTAGACTTCTACACTCGTAATAACAAAGGTGGTGGTGCTTGGATGAGTAATTTTGTGGAGCAATCTAAAACTCTAGGGCAAAAGCCAGTGATTGTAAATGTATTTAATTACCAAAAACCAGCTCCAGGTAAGCCTTCGCTGATTAGCTATGATGATGTAACTACGATGTTCCACGAGTTTGGACACACTTTGCACGGTTTGTTTGCAGACCAAGATTATGTGAGCCTTTCGGGGACTAATGTGCCTAGAGATTTCGTAGAGTTTCCTTCTCAAATCAATGAGTTTTTTGCCTTAGAGCCAGAGATACTTAAAAACTATGCACTGCACTATCAAACGAAACAGCCAATGCCACAGTCTTTAATTGATAAGATTAAAAAGGCGTCTGCTTTTAATCAAGGTTATTCTACAACGGAGTTGGTAGCAGCAGCAACATTGGATATGGCGTGGCATTCGGTAACTAGTGAGGAGCAGTTTAAGCCTGCTTTGGATTTTGAAAAAGAAGCCCTTAATAAATATGGTCTATTGGTAGAGCAGGTTCCACCGAGATACCATTCGCCTTATTTTGCTCATATTTGGGGAGGAGGTTATTCGGCTGGGTACTATGCCTATATGTGGAGTGATATGCTAAATTCTGACGCTTGGGATTGGATTAAAAATAACGGAGGAATGACTCGTGCTAATGGCGACCGTTTCAGAAAATATATTCTTTCCATAGGAAATACCAAAGACCTTAATAAGGCTTACAAAGAGTTTACAGGTAGAACTCCTGACCTAAAACCTTTGTTAAAAGATAAAGGGTTTATTAAATAG
- a CDS encoding glycosyltransferase translates to MPSISIIIAIYNRKDELFELLNSLSRQTDKAFEVIVVDDGSAVDLRPTIALFEEMLNIQFFRKENSGPGLTRNYGARRATGDWLVFVDSDVIVESNYIEEIKNNISKTPCDAFGGADKAHRGFNLMQKAISYSMTSVFTTGGIRGSKKAVSRFQPRSFNMGVKKSAFEQVGGFSEMRIGEDPDLSMSLWEAGYKTAFFDSIGVYHKRRTDLGKFSKQVYQFGIARPILNQRHPKYVKPTFWFPSLFLIGYIIGFLHYVIWHNGLLLGLYGLYTFIVWMHALIKTKNISIATMAVMATYVQMFSYGYGFLKSWVKLNVLKQDPKEAFPSHFHRF, encoded by the coding sequence ATGCCTAGTATTTCTATCATTATTGCTATCTATAATAGGAAAGACGAACTTTTTGAATTGTTAAATTCCTTATCTCGTCAGACGGATAAAGCGTTTGAAGTGATTGTAGTAGATGATGGTTCGGCTGTAGATTTACGACCTACAATAGCATTATTTGAGGAAATGCTGAACATTCAGTTTTTTAGGAAAGAAAACTCTGGTCCTGGTTTAACGCGAAACTACGGTGCAAGGCGTGCCACAGGCGATTGGCTGGTATTTGTAGATAGTGATGTGATTGTGGAAAGTAACTATATAGAAGAAATAAAAAATAACATTTCCAAAACGCCTTGTGATGCCTTTGGTGGAGCGGATAAAGCCCATAGAGGATTTAACCTTATGCAGAAAGCCATTTCTTACTCTATGACTTCCGTTTTTACAACAGGAGGGATTAGAGGTAGCAAAAAAGCGGTATCAAGATTTCAGCCGAGAAGTTTTAATATGGGGGTTAAAAAATCGGCTTTTGAGCAGGTAGGAGGTTTTTCAGAAATGCGTATAGGAGAAGACCCAGACTTGTCTATGTCGTTATGGGAGGCAGGCTATAAAACGGCTTTTTTTGATAGCATTGGAGTGTATCATAAACGCAGAACCGATTTAGGTAAATTCTCAAAACAAGTTTATCAGTTTGGGATTGCTCGCCCCATTCTCAACCAAAGACACCCTAAATATGTAAAGCCTACTTTTTGGTTTCCTAGTTTGTTTTTGATAGGGTATATCATAGGATTTTTACATTATGTTATTTGGCATAATGGCTTATTACTTGGGCTTTACGGTTTATATACCTTTATAGTTTGGATGCACGCACTTATAAAGACTAAAAACATCAGTATCGCTACAATGGCAGTTATGGCAACCTATGTGCAAATGTTTTCGTATGGTTATGGCTTTCTTAAATCTTGGGTAAAGCTGAATGTTCTAAAACAAGACCCTAAAGAAGCATTCCCAAGTCATTTTCATAGATTTTAA